Proteins encoded by one window of Candidatus Sumerlaea chitinivorans:
- a CDS encoding RNA polymerase sigma-70 factor, protein MRFIGVPKELLLRCQQGDEGAFEALYQTIQADLYGLLWAILRNHDDVTETMQECLIRIFRHIKGLREQEHFPAWLTRLAVNQARTHLKHRRSNPVSFFQFDAGDEHTEEAAGATIAAEGTNPVANAIAREQRRELERAIGKLTPRQRAAIVLYEIEDMSLAEVANALGCSVGAVKFHLFSARRRLRVLLRGLSLTEGKRP, encoded by the coding sequence ATGCGCTTTATTGGTGTCCCAAAAGAGCTTTTGCTGCGATGCCAGCAAGGAGACGAGGGAGCATTCGAAGCGCTTTATCAAACCATTCAAGCTGATCTCTATGGGCTTCTCTGGGCAATTCTCCGCAATCACGACGACGTGACGGAAACCATGCAGGAATGCCTGATCCGAATATTTCGGCATATCAAGGGATTACGAGAACAGGAACACTTCCCGGCGTGGCTAACGCGACTTGCGGTCAACCAAGCCCGCACGCACTTAAAGCATCGCAGAAGCAATCCAGTGTCATTTTTCCAATTCGACGCAGGCGACGAACATACTGAGGAGGCAGCCGGCGCTACTATAGCGGCCGAAGGAACCAATCCGGTGGCGAACGCGATCGCCCGCGAGCAAAGACGCGAACTTGAGAGGGCGATAGGCAAGCTTACGCCCCGGCAACGTGCTGCGATTGTACTTTATGAGATCGAGGATATGTCTCTTGCCGAAGTTGCCAACGCATTAGGTTGTTCGGTCGGAGCAGTGAAGTTTCACCTGTTCTCAGCACGTCGGCGCCTTCGCGTTTTGCTTCGCGGACTCTCGTTGACGGAGGGCAAGAGGCCATGA
- a CDS encoding Deoxyribodipyrimidine photolyase, type II, with translation MQPLNSQPVRLGDYVLYWMQQSQRVHWNHALAVAIEQANELKLPLLVGFGLTPSFPEANYRHYYFMMEGLVEVAAELRKLGAGWALRLGSPDEVCLELAQSAALVISDRGYLRIQREWRRRVAENAPCAVWQVESDVVVPVEVASSKEEYAARTLRPKIAKYIPRFIEPVSLPALHVRWTHSANAGEFADPEAMVNLVSKFPIDFSVSPSPLFRGGTREALRRFDDFLEKRFERYATDRSNPGADVTSGMSPYLHFGQISAAYLAWRVWQQPPSPSKEAFLEELIVRRELSMNFVFYNPRYDSYDAIPEWAKETLEKHAKDPRSQVYTLEELEAAATRDPFWNAAQSELVATGSMHNYMRMYWGKKIVEWTRSPQEAFAIALYLNNKYQLDGRDPNSFAGVAWCFGKHDRPWPERPIYGTVRTMTSSGLERKFDMSAYIARVNSLNG, from the coding sequence GTGCAGCCCCTGAATTCGCAACCAGTGCGTCTTGGGGATTATGTGCTTTATTGGATGCAGCAGTCCCAAAGGGTTCACTGGAACCATGCTCTCGCGGTCGCAATTGAGCAGGCCAATGAACTAAAGCTGCCACTGCTGGTCGGTTTCGGCCTCACCCCAAGTTTTCCAGAGGCAAATTATCGCCACTATTATTTCATGATGGAAGGACTGGTAGAGGTTGCCGCAGAACTTCGGAAACTGGGCGCAGGGTGGGCTCTTCGTTTGGGGAGTCCTGATGAGGTGTGTCTGGAATTAGCCCAGTCAGCCGCTCTTGTGATATCGGATCGGGGATATCTGCGAATTCAAAGGGAATGGCGAAGACGAGTTGCGGAGAATGCTCCATGTGCGGTTTGGCAGGTCGAGAGCGATGTTGTCGTTCCCGTTGAGGTAGCCAGTTCGAAAGAAGAGTATGCCGCACGCACGCTCAGACCCAAAATTGCAAAATACATCCCCCGTTTCATAGAACCCGTGTCTCTGCCAGCCCTTCACGTTCGCTGGACTCACAGCGCAAATGCCGGAGAGTTCGCTGACCCCGAGGCGATGGTAAATCTTGTCTCTAAATTCCCGATCGATTTTTCGGTCTCCCCTTCTCCCCTATTCAGAGGCGGTACGAGAGAAGCTCTTCGTCGTTTCGATGATTTCCTTGAAAAACGTTTTGAGCGGTACGCAACCGACCGTAGCAACCCCGGCGCTGATGTAACTTCCGGAATGAGTCCCTATCTACATTTCGGTCAGATCTCCGCAGCTTATCTTGCTTGGCGTGTGTGGCAGCAGCCACCTTCCCCTTCAAAAGAGGCGTTTCTCGAGGAACTCATTGTCCGGCGAGAGCTGAGTATGAACTTCGTTTTCTACAATCCGCGCTACGACTCCTACGATGCAATTCCTGAATGGGCGAAAGAGACCCTTGAGAAACATGCTAAGGACCCGCGATCACAAGTCTATACCCTCGAAGAACTTGAGGCCGCCGCTACCCGCGATCCCTTTTGGAATGCGGCACAAAGCGAGTTGGTTGCTACGGGTTCGATGCACAATTACATGCGCATGTACTGGGGAAAAAAGATTGTCGAGTGGACTCGGTCGCCTCAAGAGGCTTTCGCGATTGCTCTTTACCTAAACAACAAATACCAGTTGGACGGACGCGATCCAAACAGTTTTGCAGGTGTTGCTTGGTGTTTTGGTAAACACGACCGACCGTGGCCGGAGCGTCCCATTTATGGTACGGTGCGTACAATGACTTCGTCTGGGCTTGAACGCAAATTTGACATGTCGGCCTATATAGCGCGAGTGAACTCACTAAACGGATAG
- a CDS encoding aminopeptidase: MMIYPIDSRDRELAKLLVRYSTKTRPGDLVFIACSGMDALRLAAACAEEALAVGAAPYVQFVPPELQRETITHATEEVFKLIGRFELRQMKAANVFIGIRGPENIFELRGVPPKQMELYSRYIVKPVHLEQRVKHTRWVVTRYPNAAMAQLAQMNTAEFADFYYRVCLADYSRMARAAARLKALMEATDEVRIKGPDTDLTFSIRGIPAVPCCGEMNVPDGECFTAPVRTSVNGTVRFNAPTVWEGQAFENIWLRFKNGKVLDARAATSEQTKLLNRILDRDAGARYVGEFSIAFHPGIREPMRDILFDEKISGSFHMALGQCYDEAPNGNRSAVHWDLVCIQRPDYGGGEIWFDGQLVRKDGLFTHKALKALNPENLR; the protein is encoded by the coding sequence GTGATGATCTACCCAATTGATTCGCGGGATCGCGAGCTTGCAAAACTGCTCGTGCGTTACTCGACCAAAACGCGACCAGGCGATCTTGTGTTTATAGCATGCAGTGGGATGGATGCCTTGCGGCTCGCAGCCGCATGTGCGGAGGAAGCTCTAGCTGTGGGGGCTGCGCCCTACGTTCAATTTGTTCCGCCCGAACTGCAGAGAGAAACAATCACTCATGCTACCGAAGAAGTGTTTAAACTAATAGGGCGCTTCGAACTCAGGCAGATGAAGGCCGCGAACGTTTTCATCGGCATACGCGGGCCGGAGAACATTTTTGAACTCCGAGGGGTTCCGCCAAAGCAAATGGAACTATACTCACGCTATATTGTAAAACCAGTCCACCTTGAGCAACGTGTGAAGCACACGCGTTGGGTAGTCACTCGCTATCCCAATGCTGCAATGGCGCAGCTTGCTCAGATGAACACGGCGGAATTTGCAGACTTTTATTACCGGGTATGCTTGGCAGACTACAGTCGGATGGCGCGCGCGGCGGCGCGGCTAAAAGCTTTGATGGAAGCAACTGATGAGGTCCGAATCAAAGGGCCAGACACGGACCTGACGTTCTCGATTCGGGGGATTCCAGCAGTTCCATGTTGCGGCGAAATGAACGTCCCAGATGGCGAATGCTTTACTGCGCCCGTGCGGACCAGCGTGAACGGTACGGTTCGATTCAATGCGCCCACGGTTTGGGAGGGCCAAGCGTTTGAAAACATCTGGCTGCGATTTAAAAACGGCAAAGTGCTGGATGCTCGAGCGGCGACCTCTGAGCAGACCAAGCTGCTCAATCGAATTCTCGACCGCGATGCTGGTGCGCGGTATGTGGGTGAGTTTTCTATAGCTTTTCATCCGGGCATTCGCGAGCCCATGCGGGATATTCTTTTTGATGAGAAGATTTCGGGAAGTTTCCATATGGCGCTTGGGCAATGCTATGATGAAGCGCCCAACGGAAATCGTTCCGCTGTTCACTGGGATTTAGTGTGCATTCAGCGCCCCGATTACGGTGGCGGTGAGATCTGGTTCGATGGCCAACTTGTGCGCAAGGATGGACTTTTCACCCACAAAGCCCTCAAAGCACTTAATCCGGAGAATCTCAGATGA
- a CDS encoding Sugar ABC transporter, periplasmic sugar-binding protein encodes MPFGLVVVAVGVYLFSEFYARHSGRTRQETVISFWAFAFPAQTMKILKTEFEDAHPGIRVEVQTVAWEHLQQKALWAIAANSNVPDVIVASSEWVGGLVSAGALEPLDGPEFPAEFFQRYFPAALGVYQFPEVRRDQPGEYGRIRQYGIPLDLDLMMIFYRADLVDPILERLGFKAFPEDWENFQKLGRAVFQEYGTSTPAAHLLYLDPEDPVPMTMAFLPASGARVLSEDYQRAVFNSPEAVEAFRLFAQLLKDECAIRWERGTMEDPMVLYKTHRVLANISGPWFSKHLERRAPELSGKWKVALFPRRKPEYPSCGLGGACLAIPYNAPHKREAAELLRFMATERFALAYFQRVGSPPPQVTAWSDPTFDQPVAYFGGQKIYHVVRRAIETAQPIQIVPKTQVTRDVLRKSLRAICDGRDLHETLDAAVQEANAILAE; translated from the coding sequence GTGCCGTTTGGGCTCGTCGTGGTAGCCGTTGGAGTCTACCTCTTCTCTGAGTTCTATGCTCGTCACAGCGGTCGTACTCGGCAGGAAACGGTGATTTCGTTTTGGGCGTTCGCTTTTCCCGCTCAGACGATGAAGATTCTCAAAACAGAATTTGAGGACGCGCATCCGGGGATTCGGGTGGAGGTGCAAACAGTCGCATGGGAACATTTACAGCAAAAAGCACTTTGGGCCATTGCTGCGAACTCGAATGTCCCCGACGTGATTGTTGCGAGCTCAGAGTGGGTTGGAGGGTTGGTGAGCGCCGGAGCTTTGGAGCCATTGGACGGTCCTGAATTCCCTGCAGAGTTCTTCCAACGGTATTTTCCCGCTGCGTTGGGGGTATACCAGTTTCCGGAAGTTCGTCGAGATCAGCCCGGAGAATATGGAAGAATTCGCCAATACGGGATCCCCTTGGATCTTGATCTCATGATGATCTTCTACCGTGCCGATCTGGTCGACCCGATCCTTGAACGCTTGGGGTTCAAGGCGTTTCCTGAGGATTGGGAGAACTTTCAGAAGCTTGGTCGTGCGGTTTTTCAAGAATATGGTACCAGCACCCCCGCCGCCCATCTCCTCTATTTAGATCCTGAAGATCCTGTGCCGATGACCATGGCTTTTCTTCCAGCATCTGGAGCTCGAGTGCTGAGTGAAGACTATCAACGTGCAGTTTTTAACAGTCCCGAGGCTGTGGAGGCTTTTCGACTTTTTGCTCAGCTTTTAAAAGATGAGTGTGCGATTCGGTGGGAGCGAGGGACCATGGAAGATCCCATGGTGCTCTATAAGACGCACCGAGTTCTGGCGAATATTTCTGGTCCATGGTTCAGCAAACATCTCGAACGAAGAGCGCCGGAACTCTCAGGGAAATGGAAAGTTGCATTGTTTCCTCGGAGAAAGCCTGAGTACCCCTCATGCGGCTTGGGAGGGGCGTGCTTAGCAATTCCATATAATGCTCCCCACAAACGAGAAGCCGCGGAGCTCCTCCGATTCATGGCTACGGAAAGATTTGCGTTGGCGTATTTTCAGCGAGTTGGAAGTCCTCCCCCCCAGGTGACTGCATGGAGTGATCCAACATTTGATCAGCCGGTTGCGTATTTTGGGGGACAAAAGATTTATCATGTTGTCCGGCGCGCGATCGAAACAGCTCAACCCATTCAAATTGTTCCCAAAACGCAGGTGACGCGCGATGTGCTGAGAAAATCGTTGCGTGCCATTTGCGATGGTAGAGATTTGCACGAAACCCTTGACGCGGCCGTGCAGGAAGCCAATGCGATTCTTGCGGAATAA